In Plantibacter sp. PA-3-X8, one DNA window encodes the following:
- a CDS encoding glycerol-3-phosphate dehydrogenase/oxidase, protein MATTHNNVSRSTKLGMEERDAAIEALKSKELDILVVGGGIVGTGAALDAVTRGLSTGLLEARDWASGTSSRSSKLVHGGIRYLEQLDFRLVREALIERGLLLQRIAPHLVKPVRFLYPLNKPVFERLYIGAGMLLYDLFSWSGGRPPGVPHHRHLSKRQVLTSIPSLKSDAFVGGLTYYDAQVDDARYVSSLARTASAYGAHVASRVRVEGFVKVGQRVVGVKAHDLQTDERFEIRAKQVVNATGVWTDDTQSMVGERGQFKVRASKGIHLVVPRDRFQSNMGLLLRTEKSVLFVIPWGRHWLIGTTDTDWHLDKAHPAATAADIDYLLDHVNTILAVPLTREDVEGVYAGLRPLLAGESEQTSKLSREHLVAHSVPGLVVIAGGKWTTYRVMAKDAIDAAVDALDGKIPASATENIALLGAEGYQAAWNKRGKIARAFGVHTARIEHLLNRYGVLTDELLDLIKDDPTLAEALPGADDYIGAEVVYAASHEGALHLDDVLARRTRISIEAWDRGVSAAPVAAKLMGGVLGWDEERIEKEVSYYLTRVAAERASQEQPNDEAADRVRLEAPDIVPGA, encoded by the coding sequence ATGGCCACCACCCACAACAACGTGTCACGTTCCACCAAGCTGGGGATGGAGGAGCGCGACGCCGCGATCGAAGCGTTGAAGTCGAAAGAGCTCGACATCCTCGTCGTCGGTGGTGGCATCGTGGGCACCGGTGCTGCGCTCGACGCCGTCACGCGCGGTCTGAGCACCGGTCTGCTCGAGGCGCGTGACTGGGCGAGCGGCACCTCGAGCCGGTCCTCGAAGCTCGTGCACGGCGGTATCCGTTACCTCGAACAACTCGACTTCCGACTCGTCCGGGAGGCGCTCATCGAGCGCGGGTTGCTGCTGCAGCGCATCGCGCCGCACCTGGTGAAGCCGGTCCGGTTCCTGTACCCGCTCAACAAGCCGGTCTTCGAGCGCCTCTACATCGGCGCCGGCATGCTGCTCTACGACCTCTTCAGCTGGAGCGGTGGCCGTCCGCCCGGCGTCCCGCACCACCGGCACCTGTCCAAGCGTCAGGTCCTGACCTCGATCCCGAGTCTGAAGTCGGACGCGTTCGTGGGCGGGCTCACCTACTACGACGCCCAGGTCGACGACGCCCGGTACGTCTCGTCACTCGCGCGGACGGCGTCGGCCTACGGCGCGCACGTCGCGAGCCGCGTGCGGGTCGAGGGGTTCGTCAAGGTCGGACAGCGCGTCGTGGGCGTCAAGGCGCACGACCTGCAGACCGACGAGCGCTTCGAGATCCGTGCCAAGCAGGTCGTCAACGCGACCGGGGTGTGGACCGACGACACGCAGTCGATGGTGGGGGAGCGCGGCCAGTTCAAGGTCCGCGCGTCGAAGGGCATCCACCTCGTCGTCCCGCGCGACCGCTTCCAGTCGAACATGGGTCTCCTGCTGCGCACGGAGAAGAGCGTCCTCTTCGTCATCCCGTGGGGCCGGCACTGGCTCATCGGCACGACCGACACGGACTGGCACCTCGACAAGGCGCACCCGGCGGCGACCGCGGCCGACATCGACTACCTGCTCGACCACGTCAACACGATCCTCGCCGTGCCGCTGACCCGAGAGGACGTCGAGGGCGTCTACGCCGGCCTCCGTCCGCTGCTGGCCGGCGAATCGGAGCAGACGTCGAAGCTCTCTCGCGAGCACCTCGTCGCGCACTCCGTGCCCGGTCTCGTGGTCATCGCCGGCGGCAAGTGGACCACCTACCGGGTCATGGCGAAGGACGCGATCGACGCCGCGGTGGATGCACTCGACGGCAAGATCCCGGCCAGCGCGACGGAGAACATCGCCCTCCTCGGAGCCGAGGGGTACCAGGCGGCCTGGAACAAGCGTGGCAAGATCGCGCGGGCCTTCGGGGTGCACACGGCTCGCATCGAGCACCTGCTGAACCGCTACGGCGTGCTGACGGACGAACTGCTCGACCTCATCAAGGATGACCCGACGCTCGCCGAAGCGCTGCCGGGGGCGGACGACTACATCGGGGCGGAGGTCGTCTACGCGGCCTCCCACGAGGGTGCTCTCCACCTCGACGACGTCCTCGCCCGTCGGACGCGCATCTCCATCGAGGCCTGGGACCGTGGCGTCTCGGCGGCCCCGGTCGCGGCGAAGCTCATGGGTGGGGTCCTGGGGTGGGACGAGGAGCGCATCGAGAAGGAGGTCTCCTACTACCTCACGCGCGTCGCGGCGGAGCGGGCCTCGCAGGAACAGCCGAACGACGAGGCCGCCGACCGCGTGCGCCTGGAGGCACCGGACATCGTCCCCGGGGCCTGA
- a CDS encoding cation:proton antiporter regulatory subunit, whose translation MVDVRRVKLPGVGVLHTFVTDDGGKVGVIAHRSGHSDLITFADHEDGADAGKVSLRLNEDEAHTLAELLGGTQITESLSALDQIPGLSIDWFTVDYEDHIAGQPLGNPAEKGMVGLTVVAVVRGDSANPAPAADFRVFPGDTLVVAGSPEKVAKAFAYFRSGAVKKVAVDAPPGG comes from the coding sequence ATGGTGGATGTTCGGCGGGTCAAACTTCCCGGGGTCGGTGTGCTCCACACCTTCGTCACGGACGACGGCGGCAAGGTCGGCGTCATCGCCCACCGGTCCGGCCACAGCGACCTCATCACCTTCGCCGACCACGAGGACGGCGCCGATGCCGGCAAGGTGTCGCTCCGGCTCAACGAGGACGAGGCGCACACGCTGGCCGAACTCCTCGGTGGCACGCAGATCACCGAGTCGCTCAGCGCGCTCGACCAGATCCCCGGGCTCAGCATCGACTGGTTCACCGTCGACTACGAAGACCACATCGCCGGGCAGCCGCTCGGCAACCCCGCCGAGAAGGGCATGGTCGGGCTGACCGTCGTCGCCGTCGTGCGCGGCGACTCCGCCAACCCGGCCCCTGCTGCGGACTTCCGGGTCTTCCCGGGAGACACCCTCGTCGTCGCGGGCAGTCCCGAGAAGGTCGCCAAGGCCTTCGCCTACTTCCGTTCGGGCGCCGTCAAGAAGGTCGCCGTCGACGCTCCGCCCGGAGGGTAG
- a CDS encoding cation:proton antiporter codes for MLHAATDNPHLGQDLLILGVLFVIAYILGRLGKLIGLPSIPVYMLVGLLASPYTGWFPLDFASAQIELIAVFGLVLLLFNLGLEFDQDEFFGNAGKLIVSGGSYILVNMAAGLVFGFLVGWGTREALIIAGITATSSSAIVTKLLIELKRLTNDETPMILGVTVVEDIFIAIYLAIVGVVLSGETEVWPVIGKLAIAFTFILVMFAIARFGGRFVSRLFRTKDDELFTILFFGLAVAFGGIGELLGVTDAIGAFLIGLVLGATRFRNKIEQIAIPLRDVFGAFFFLNFGLALDATKFGSVLVPVLLAVLMTVVLNVLAGQFVAWLNGLGPQAGINAAVILQNRGEFALILATLSLSAGLNPLIQPFAGLYVLIMAVMGPIVAGRSEQIGAVILRPRRRKARRVEQVDTTAEEAIALVEGAGDAQDTTPADTDQAAIDRLVEQAMNDQEPPARKREPDY; via the coding sequence ATGCTGCACGCCGCGACCGACAACCCCCACCTCGGCCAGGATCTGCTCATCCTCGGCGTCCTGTTCGTCATCGCCTACATCCTCGGCCGCCTCGGCAAGCTGATCGGCCTCCCGTCGATCCCCGTCTACATGCTGGTCGGCCTGCTCGCGAGTCCGTACACGGGCTGGTTCCCGCTCGACTTCGCCAGCGCGCAGATCGAACTCATCGCCGTCTTCGGCCTCGTGCTCCTGCTGTTCAACCTCGGCCTGGAGTTCGATCAGGACGAGTTCTTCGGCAACGCCGGGAAGCTCATCGTCTCCGGCGGCTCCTACATCCTCGTCAACATGGCCGCCGGGCTGGTGTTCGGGTTCCTGGTCGGGTGGGGCACGCGGGAGGCGCTCATCATCGCCGGCATCACGGCGACGAGCTCGAGCGCGATCGTCACGAAGCTCCTCATCGAGCTCAAACGGCTGACGAACGACGAGACGCCGATGATCCTGGGCGTCACCGTGGTGGAGGACATCTTCATCGCGATCTACCTCGCCATCGTCGGTGTCGTCCTGAGCGGCGAGACCGAGGTGTGGCCGGTCATCGGCAAGCTCGCGATCGCCTTCACGTTCATCCTCGTGATGTTCGCGATCGCCCGGTTCGGCGGTCGGTTCGTATCGCGGCTGTTCCGCACCAAGGACGACGAGCTCTTCACGATCCTGTTCTTCGGCCTCGCGGTCGCGTTCGGCGGTATCGGCGAGCTCCTCGGGGTCACCGACGCGATCGGCGCCTTCCTCATCGGCCTGGTTCTCGGTGCCACCCGGTTCCGCAACAAGATCGAGCAGATCGCGATCCCGCTCCGCGACGTGTTCGGTGCGTTCTTCTTCCTGAACTTCGGGCTCGCGCTCGACGCGACGAAGTTCGGCAGCGTCCTCGTCCCGGTGCTCCTCGCCGTCCTCATGACGGTGGTCCTCAACGTCCTGGCCGGTCAGTTCGTCGCCTGGCTCAACGGACTCGGGCCGCAAGCTGGGATCAACGCCGCGGTCATCCTGCAGAATCGCGGCGAGTTCGCCCTCATCCTCGCGACGCTCTCGCTGAGCGCGGGGCTCAATCCGCTCATCCAACCGTTCGCCGGGCTCTACGTGCTCATCATGGCCGTGATGGGCCCGATCGTCGCCGGTCGGTCCGAGCAGATCGGCGCCGTCATCCTGCGTCCGCGCCGCCGGAAGGCGCGCCGAGTGGAGCAGGTCGACACGACGGCGGAGGAGGCCATCGCGCTCGTCGAGGGTGCGGGCGACGCCCAGGACACGACACCCGCCGACACCGATCAGGCGGCCATCGACCGACTCGTCGAACAGGCGATGAACGACCAGGAACCACCAGCACGAAAGCGAGAGCCCGATTACTAG
- a CDS encoding SURF1 family protein, whose amino-acid sequence MLRPRWIGVLVLCLAVAGAFAALGQWQLARAIESGQVVPTETESVRPLADVLEPGVGIREADAGQRVSVSGTWVPEDYLVVGNRVNDGTLGYWVTGHLATDRPDHAGLAVALGWTKDRETADRVAEALNADAPTGAVELEGRLNPPEGPEEPAADAAPTDLDNMSVAALLNRWNDADGLRVFSAFVVDDVAADGLEPISSPAPSQEIQLNWLNIFYAAEWVVFACFAVFLWFRLAKDAWEREIEELEDAEEEAAALRP is encoded by the coding sequence ATGCTGCGTCCCCGGTGGATCGGCGTCCTCGTCCTCTGTCTCGCCGTCGCGGGCGCGTTCGCCGCGCTCGGGCAGTGGCAGCTCGCACGCGCCATCGAATCCGGGCAGGTGGTGCCGACCGAGACCGAGTCGGTCCGGCCGCTCGCGGACGTCCTCGAACCGGGTGTCGGCATCCGAGAGGCCGACGCCGGACAGCGGGTGAGCGTGTCGGGAACCTGGGTGCCGGAGGACTACCTCGTGGTGGGCAACCGGGTGAACGACGGAACGCTCGGGTACTGGGTGACGGGCCACCTCGCGACGGACCGCCCTGACCATGCCGGTCTCGCGGTCGCGCTCGGCTGGACGAAGGACCGCGAGACCGCCGACCGCGTCGCAGAGGCGTTGAACGCGGACGCCCCCACCGGCGCCGTCGAGCTCGAAGGGCGGCTGAACCCGCCGGAGGGCCCGGAGGAGCCGGCAGCGGACGCCGCACCGACCGACCTCGACAACATGTCGGTCGCCGCACTGCTGAACCGCTGGAACGACGCCGACGGCCTGCGGGTGTTCAGCGCGTTCGTCGTGGACGACGTCGCCGCCGACGGACTCGAGCCCATCTCGTCGCCCGCGCCCAGCCAGGAGATCCAGCTCAACTGGTTGAACATCTTCTACGCGGCCGAGTGGGTCGTCTTCGCGTGCTTCGCCGTGTTCCTCTGGTTCCGGCTCGCCAAGGACGCCTGGGAGCGCGAGATCGAGGAGCTCGAGGACGCCGAGGAGGAGGCCGCAGCGCTCCGTCCGTGA
- a CDS encoding DUF3817 domain-containing protein yields the protein MPLQPKPSTFPAIRGALKFYQVAAPITGVLLLSLCAEMLMKYAFGLELELGGAYGFLAFVPSGTATAVNLSTGILIIHGWFYVVYLFAAFRLWSLMRWNVLRLLWLALGGIIPFLSFFFESRIPREVKGYLSGREAAAAAEPVESMQ from the coding sequence ATGCCCCTCCAGCCGAAACCGTCGACGTTTCCCGCGATCCGAGGCGCGCTGAAGTTCTACCAGGTGGCCGCCCCCATCACCGGTGTGCTGCTCCTGTCGCTCTGCGCCGAGATGCTCATGAAGTACGCGTTCGGCCTCGAGCTCGAGCTCGGCGGTGCTTACGGCTTCCTCGCCTTCGTGCCCTCCGGCACCGCCACCGCGGTCAACCTCAGCACGGGCATCCTCATCATCCACGGCTGGTTCTACGTCGTGTACCTGTTCGCCGCGTTCCGGCTCTGGAGCCTCATGCGGTGGAACGTCCTGCGTCTGCTCTGGCTCGCGCTCGGCGGCATCATCCCGTTCCTGTCCTTCTTCTTCGAGAGCCGCATCCCGCGGGAAGTGAAGGGCTACCTCTCCGGCCGCGAAGCAGCAGCGGCCGCCGAACCCGTGGAGTCCATGCAGTGA
- the guaA gene encoding glutamine-hydrolyzing GMP synthase — translation MSETTPAAAAEQTAARPVLVVDFGAQYAQLIARRVREAGVYSEIVPHTVSAAEVAAKNPVGIVLSGGPSSVYEPGAPSLDEGILELGVPTFGICYGFQVMAKQLGGEVAHTGLREYGATDATSVVDVPGTLLHGVPTEQNVWMSHGDSVSKAPEGFEVLASTASTPVAAFANAERGLYGVQWHPEVKHSAYGQQVLENFLHRAAGIPADWNSGNVIAEQVDRIRAQVGDAKVICGLSGGVDSAVAAALVHKAVGDQLVCIFVDHGLLRKDERRQVEEDFVASTGVRLVTVDAREQFLSALAGVSDPEQKRKIIGREFIRSFEQAEIDLVKEAQSEGEPIRFLVQGTLYPDVVESGGGSGTANIKSHHNVGGLPEDLQFELVEPLRTLFKDEVRAIGRELGLPEEIVGRQPFPGPGLGIRIVGEVTAERLDLLRDADAIVREELTAAGLDQEIWQCPVVLLADVRSVGVQGDGRTYGHPIVLRPVSSEDAMTADWTRLPYDVLARISNRITNEVKDVNRVVLDVTSKPPGTIEWE, via the coding sequence GTGAGTGAAACCACCCCCGCCGCCGCAGCGGAGCAGACCGCCGCCCGACCGGTCCTCGTCGTCGACTTCGGTGCGCAGTACGCGCAGCTGATCGCGCGTCGCGTCCGCGAAGCCGGCGTGTACTCCGAGATCGTGCCGCACACCGTGTCCGCCGCCGAGGTCGCCGCCAAGAACCCCGTCGGGATCGTCTTGTCCGGTGGTCCGTCCAGCGTGTACGAGCCGGGCGCTCCGTCGCTCGACGAGGGCATCCTCGAGCTCGGCGTCCCGACCTTCGGCATCTGCTACGGCTTCCAGGTCATGGCCAAGCAGCTCGGTGGAGAGGTCGCGCACACCGGTCTCCGGGAGTACGGCGCCACCGACGCGACCAGCGTCGTCGACGTCCCTGGCACCCTCCTGCACGGCGTCCCGACCGAGCAGAACGTCTGGATGAGCCACGGCGACTCCGTCTCCAAGGCCCCCGAGGGCTTCGAGGTCCTCGCCTCGACCGCCTCGACCCCGGTCGCCGCCTTCGCGAACGCGGAACGCGGCCTCTACGGCGTCCAGTGGCACCCCGAGGTCAAGCACTCCGCTTACGGCCAGCAGGTGCTCGAGAACTTCCTCCACCGGGCGGCCGGCATCCCGGCCGACTGGAACAGCGGCAACGTCATCGCCGAACAGGTCGACCGCATCCGCGCCCAGGTGGGCGACGCCAAGGTCATCTGCGGGCTCTCCGGCGGTGTCGACTCGGCCGTCGCCGCGGCGCTCGTGCACAAGGCCGTCGGCGACCAGCTCGTCTGCATCTTCGTCGACCACGGCCTGCTCCGGAAGGACGAGCGACGCCAGGTCGAGGAGGACTTCGTCGCCTCGACCGGCGTCCGGCTGGTCACGGTCGACGCCCGCGAGCAGTTCCTGTCGGCGCTCGCCGGCGTCAGCGACCCGGAGCAGAAGCGCAAGATCATCGGCCGCGAGTTCATCCGGTCCTTCGAACAGGCCGAGATCGACCTCGTGAAGGAGGCCCAGAGCGAGGGTGAGCCCATCCGCTTCCTCGTCCAGGGCACGCTGTACCCCGACGTCGTCGAGTCCGGCGGCGGATCCGGTACGGCCAACATCAAGAGCCACCACAACGTCGGCGGCCTGCCGGAAGACCTCCAGTTCGAACTCGTCGAGCCCCTGCGCACCCTGTTCAAGGACGAGGTCCGGGCTATCGGTCGCGAGCTGGGCCTCCCGGAGGAGATCGTCGGACGTCAGCCGTTCCCCGGTCCCGGACTCGGTATCCGCATCGTCGGTGAGGTCACGGCCGAGCGTCTCGACCTCCTCCGCGACGCCGACGCGATCGTCCGCGAGGAACTGACCGCGGCCGGGCTCGACCAGGAGATCTGGCAGTGCCCCGTGGTCCTGCTGGCGGACGTCCGTTCCGTGGGCGTGCAGGGCGACGGCCGCACCTACGGCCACCCGATCGTGCTGCGACCGGTCTCGTCTGAAGACGCCATGACCGCCGACTGGACCCGCCTGCCGTACGACGTCCTCGCGCGCATCAGCAACCGCATCACCAATGAGGTGAAGGACGTCAACCGCGTCGTGCTCGACGTCACGTCGAAGCCACCGGGGACCATCGAGTGGGAGTGA
- a CDS encoding Bax inhibitor-1/YccA family protein — translation MALDNPAFSKNPAFAKQGGGTLQAAQAANPSLTAEQLRKMYEQPTAPAGVGTADRMTIENTLVKTLGSFAVLVVFAVISWMWTTSLLQAGSGYALPMIIGMIGGLGLGLVNSFKKEPVPALILGYAVFQGLFVGGISRVFEANPAWSGVVVQAVLATLAVVGVTLALFASGKVRASKKLTKVFLVAIIGYGVFQLLNLVLMFTGVLNNPFGLYGATIFGIPLGIVIGIFAVLMGAYSLVLDFDFIQRGVQNRAPAKYGWTGAFGIMVTVIWIYVEILRLLAISRN, via the coding sequence ATGGCCCTCGACAATCCCGCGTTCTCGAAGAACCCGGCATTCGCGAAGCAGGGAGGCGGGACGCTGCAGGCAGCTCAAGCAGCGAACCCCTCGCTGACCGCCGAACAGCTCCGCAAGATGTACGAGCAGCCCACCGCACCGGCGGGCGTCGGCACCGCCGACCGCATGACGATCGAGAACACGCTCGTCAAGACCCTCGGCTCGTTCGCCGTCCTCGTCGTGTTCGCCGTCATCTCCTGGATGTGGACGACCTCCCTCCTGCAGGCGGGCAGCGGCTACGCCCTCCCCATGATCATCGGCATGATCGGCGGCCTCGGCCTCGGTCTCGTCAACTCCTTCAAGAAGGAGCCGGTCCCGGCGCTCATCCTCGGGTACGCGGTCTTCCAGGGACTCTTCGTCGGTGGCATCTCGCGCGTCTTCGAGGCGAACCCGGCCTGGTCCGGCGTCGTCGTCCAGGCGGTCCTCGCGACCCTCGCCGTCGTCGGCGTGACCCTCGCCCTCTTCGCGAGCGGCAAGGTCCGCGCCTCGAAGAAGCTGACGAAGGTCTTCCTCGTCGCCATCATCGGCTACGGCGTCTTCCAGCTCCTCAACCTCGTGCTCATGTTCACGGGCGTGCTGAACAACCCGTTCGGCCTCTACGGCGCGACGATCTTCGGCATCCCGCTCGGGATCGTCATCGGCATCTTCGCGGTGCTGATGGGTGCGTACTCGCTGGTGCTCGACTTCGACTTCATCCAGCGTGGCGTGCAGAACCGCGCACCCGCCAAGTACGGCTGGACCGGCGCCTTCGGCATCATGGTCACGGTCATCTGGATCTACGTCGAGATCCTGCGTCTGCTGGCTATCTCCCGCAACTAG
- a CDS encoding glycerophosphodiester phosphodiesterase family protein, producing MDSLPNPLVIGHRGAPGYRPEHTESSYRLAVALGADAVEPDLVASKDGVLVVRHENEISGTTDVAARAEFADRRTTKRVDGHELTGWFTEDFTWAELSTLTARERIPEVRTVSAGFDGTEGILRFVDLVAVVRSAAEAHRRPVGIVAEVKHADYFASIGLPLDRLLAEELAALEFGTDPDAEPLIIESFEQSVLMALQARRVQAEFVYLIERSGRPSDLVARLGDSAPSYADAMTDAGLAALALEVDAISVDKAMLIDLGDDDGAHPTDLVERAHAAGLRVYTWTLRPENRFLAPPFRDGSDPAAVGRWLEEFVLVLSSGVDGCFVDQADLGVAARSAAGDRADHRDGHARPSDVGGSA from the coding sequence ATCGACTCCCTGCCCAACCCGCTCGTCATCGGACACCGCGGGGCTCCCGGTTACCGCCCCGAGCACACCGAGTCCTCCTACCGCTTGGCTGTCGCGCTCGGTGCGGACGCCGTCGAGCCCGATCTCGTCGCGTCGAAGGACGGAGTCCTCGTGGTCCGACACGAGAACGAGATCTCCGGGACGACCGACGTCGCCGCCCGAGCGGAGTTCGCCGACCGGCGGACGACGAAGCGCGTCGACGGCCACGAGCTGACCGGGTGGTTCACCGAGGACTTCACCTGGGCCGAGCTGTCGACCCTGACCGCACGCGAGCGGATCCCCGAGGTACGGACGGTGAGCGCGGGATTCGACGGTACCGAGGGCATCCTGCGGTTCGTCGACCTCGTCGCGGTCGTGCGCAGCGCGGCCGAAGCGCACCGACGACCCGTCGGCATCGTGGCCGAGGTGAAGCACGCCGACTACTTCGCGTCGATCGGCCTCCCGCTCGATCGGCTCCTCGCCGAGGAGCTCGCCGCCCTGGAGTTCGGCACCGATCCCGATGCGGAGCCGCTCATCATCGAGTCGTTCGAGCAGTCGGTCCTCATGGCGTTGCAGGCCCGTCGGGTGCAGGCGGAGTTCGTGTACCTCATCGAGCGGTCGGGCAGACCGAGCGATCTCGTCGCCCGGCTGGGGGATTCGGCCCCGTCCTACGCCGACGCGATGACCGACGCCGGGCTCGCGGCGCTCGCCCTCGAGGTCGACGCCATCAGTGTCGACAAGGCCATGCTCATCGACTTGGGCGACGACGACGGCGCCCACCCGACGGACCTCGTGGAGCGTGCCCACGCGGCGGGCCTGCGCGTCTACACCTGGACCCTCCGCCCCGAGAACCGGTTCCTCGCGCCACCCTTCCGGGACGGGTCCGATCCGGCGGCGGTCGGCCGCTGGCTCGAGGAGTTCGTCCTGGTGCTCTCCTCGGGGGTCGACGGCTGCTTCGTGGACCAGGCCGACCTCGGCGTCGCCGCCCGGTCGGCGGCCGGCGACCGTGCGGATCACCGCGACGGTCATGCTCGGCCGAGCGATGTCGGGGGCAGCGCCTAG